In Methylomonas sp. MK1, the following are encoded in one genomic region:
- a CDS encoding phosphomannomutase/phosphoglucomutase produces the protein MGRIFSIVAGIAALMVLLAGGGAYWFSAAQVRETQQTSTTAIASGMTVSIVSQIETLQRVIDGLAQAPDVVALLASDSHNQAALDNVAIRLQNTIPQAMRVRLLPATVSEPDLTQVPNMGFADLEMVRATLTAKQKPFVQGEGEHRHLAMTAAVSQNQQVIGVILVSLKPDLLQQLITKTTVSNGYVEIKQEQAVLASVGMAELKDDEPQVMPLTNSRWSLELSIGGGTSAGDIILFSCIILIPALLGCLAFFIGYRKLADYLHHDQSSILKAAKDMMTGKQVGHYPVQLDEMRPIISTLAQFKRILEQEKTPNKAPDEVGEYDFFDESFDIDFIEESPKTAEQYASVPVNLGTVPISMAEQVPLSAAAPAEKSAPVAMPAAVPTAGESFADIFRTYDIRGIVGKGLTSETVRNIGRALGSEARQLNIKTIVMGRDGRLSSPGLADALAKGITEAGCDVLNIGLVPTPLLYFVTQHSEGRSGVMITGSHNPADYNGLKLVLNGETLSGDKIQQIKKRIEAGDFSEGAPGSIELNSLFSNEYIGMISDDVHLVRPMKVAVDCGNGAAGQLAPILLRTMGCEVIELYCEIDGNFPNHHPDPSKPENLADLIKAVQHYQADIGVAFDGDGDRIGVVDSGGKIIWPDRQMMLYARDVLANKPGAEIIYDVKCSRHLHDQIVKRGGRPLMWKSGHSLMKAKLKETAAALAGEMSGHIFFNDRWFGFDDALYAAARLIEILSGDMRSSSDVFAELPDSINTPELHVPMAEGEGVRFVEQLFSQAKFKDGKIINIDGMRVEFADGWGLVRASNTTPVLTVRFEADSQDAMQRIQTQFRQLMLQIKPDIKLPF, from the coding sequence ATGGGACGCATATTTAGCATAGTTGCCGGCATCGCGGCGCTGATGGTGTTATTGGCCGGCGGCGGCGCCTATTGGTTTTCGGCAGCTCAGGTTAGGGAAACCCAGCAAACCAGTACCACGGCGATTGCCAGCGGTATGACGGTCAGCATCGTTAGTCAGATCGAGACTTTACAGCGGGTTATCGATGGTCTGGCGCAGGCGCCGGATGTGGTGGCGCTACTTGCCAGCGATAGTCACAATCAAGCGGCGCTGGATAACGTCGCTATCAGGCTGCAGAACACGATTCCGCAAGCGATGCGTGTGCGTTTGCTGCCGGCCACGGTCAGCGAACCGGACCTTACCCAAGTGCCGAATATGGGCTTTGCCGATCTGGAGATGGTGCGCGCCACGCTCACCGCCAAGCAAAAGCCCTTCGTGCAAGGCGAGGGCGAGCATCGGCATTTGGCAATGACGGCTGCGGTCAGTCAAAACCAGCAGGTAATCGGCGTGATTTTGGTCAGTTTAAAGCCGGATTTGTTGCAACAGCTGATTACCAAGACTACCGTCAGTAATGGCTATGTGGAGATCAAGCAAGAGCAGGCCGTATTGGCCAGTGTCGGTATGGCGGAGTTGAAGGACGACGAGCCGCAAGTGATGCCGCTGACTAACAGCCGATGGTCGTTGGAGCTCTCGATCGGTGGCGGCACCAGTGCCGGCGACATCATTTTATTTTCCTGTATTATCCTGATCCCCGCCTTGTTGGGTTGTCTGGCGTTTTTTATCGGTTATCGTAAATTGGCCGATTATCTGCACCACGATCAAAGCAGTATTTTAAAAGCCGCCAAGGACATGATGACCGGCAAGCAGGTTGGTCACTATCCGGTGCAGCTCGATGAAATGCGGCCGATTATTTCGACTTTGGCGCAGTTCAAACGCATTTTGGAACAAGAAAAAACTCCGAATAAAGCACCTGACGAAGTGGGTGAATATGACTTTTTCGACGAGTCGTTCGACATCGATTTTATCGAAGAGTCACCTAAAACAGCCGAACAATATGCCAGTGTGCCGGTGAATCTGGGCACGGTGCCTATCAGCATGGCCGAGCAGGTGCCGCTTAGTGCGGCGGCTCCCGCCGAGAAATCGGCACCCGTAGCGATGCCCGCTGCCGTGCCGACGGCGGGGGAGTCATTTGCCGATATTTTCCGCACTTATGATATTCGCGGTATCGTCGGCAAGGGATTGACCTCGGAAACTGTGCGAAATATCGGTCGGGCTTTGGGTAGCGAGGCCAGGCAGTTGAATATCAAGACTATCGTCATGGGCAGAGATGGCCGGTTATCCAGTCCGGGGTTGGCGGATGCCTTGGCAAAAGGCATCACCGAAGCGGGTTGCGATGTGTTGAACATCGGCCTGGTGCCGACGCCACTGCTGTATTTTGTCACCCAGCACAGCGAAGGCCGCAGTGGTGTGATGATTACCGGTAGCCACAACCCGGCTGACTACAACGGCCTTAAACTGGTTTTGAACGGCGAAACCTTATCCGGCGACAAGATCCAGCAGATAAAAAAACGTATCGAAGCCGGCGATTTTAGCGAAGGTGCGCCTGGATCTATCGAGCTAAACAGCCTATTCAGTAACGAATATATCGGCATGATTTCCGACGACGTGCATTTGGTCAGACCGATGAAAGTGGCTGTCGATTGCGGCAACGGTGCAGCCGGACAGTTGGCGCCAATCTTGTTGCGTACCATGGGTTGTGAAGTGATCGAGTTGTATTGTGAGATTGACGGCAACTTCCCCAATCATCATCCCGATCCCAGCAAGCCGGAAAATCTGGCCGATCTGATCAAGGCCGTGCAGCATTACCAGGCGGATATTGGCGTAGCCTTCGACGGCGACGGCGACCGGATTGGTGTGGTCGACTCCGGCGGCAAAATCATTTGGCCGGATCGGCAAATGATGCTGTATGCCCGCGATGTGCTGGCGAATAAACCGGGAGCGGAAATTATTTATGACGTGAAATGCTCGCGGCATTTGCACGATCAAATCGTTAAGCGCGGCGGGCGGCCCTTGATGTGGAAAAGCGGTCATTCCCTGATGAAAGCCAAGCTCAAGGAAACCGCAGCGGCACTGGCAGGCGAGATGAGCGGGCATATTTTCTTTAATGACCGTTGGTTTGGTTTCGACGATGCATTGTATGCGGCGGCGCGGTTGATCGAAATTTTGTCTGGCGATATGCGTAGTAGCAGCGATGTATTTGCCGAACTGCCGGATAGTATCAACACGCCGGAGCTGCATGTGCCGATGGCCGAAGGCGAGGGCGTTCGCTTTGTGGAGCAGCTATTTAGCCAGGCCAAATTCAAAGATGGCAAGATTATCAATATCGACGGTATGCGTGTCGAATTTGCCGACGGCTGGGGGCTGGTGAGGGCCTCCAATACTACGCCGGTATTGACCGTACGTTTCGAGGCGGATAGCCAGGACGCGATGCAGCGTATTCAAACTCAATTCAGGCAGCTGATGCTGCAAATCAAACCCGACATCAAACTCCCTTTTTAA
- the dut gene encoding dUTP diphosphatase, with translation MKKIQLKILDPRLGQEIALPAYATHGSAGLDLRACLDQALTLQPGETALIPTGLAIHIDDPHLAAVLLPRSGLGHKHGIVLGNLVGLIDSDYQGQIFISCWNRGNSAFTVEIGERIAQMVFVPVVQAEFECVAEFDESHRGSGGFGHSGRH, from the coding sequence ATGAAAAAAATCCAGTTAAAAATTCTTGATCCGCGCCTGGGCCAGGAGATTGCTTTGCCCGCCTACGCTACCCATGGCTCTGCGGGACTGGATTTGCGCGCTTGCCTTGATCAGGCTTTGACCTTGCAACCCGGCGAAACGGCCTTGATACCCACCGGTCTTGCTATTCATATCGACGATCCGCATTTGGCGGCGGTATTGCTGCCGCGCTCGGGACTAGGGCATAAGCACGGCATCGTGCTGGGTAATTTGGTGGGCTTGATCGACTCGGATTATCAGGGACAGATTTTTATTTCTTGCTGGAATCGCGGCAATAGCGCTTTTACCGTCGAGATAGGCGAGCGCATTGCGCAAATGGTGTTTGTGCCGGTGGTGCAGGCCGAGTTTGAGTGTGTGGCCGAGTTCGACGAAAGCCATCGCGGCAGCGGCGGTTTTGGGCACAGCGGCCGGCACTAA
- the coaBC gene encoding bifunctional phosphopantothenoylcysteine decarboxylase/phosphopantothenate--cysteine ligase CoaBC, producing the protein MNINKRILLGVCGGIAAYKAAELVRLLRKQGHEVRVVMTAAARQFVTPLTFQALSGHAVHSDLLDVEQEQAMSHIHLARWADLLLIAPATADTLAKMAHGLADDLLSTLYLAAECPVFVAPAMNQAMWRKPVTQENIARLQSHGIHCIGPAVGEQACGEQGLGRMVEPAEICRQVLEYGQSGLLKGIDIVISAGPTREPLDPVRYLTNRSSGKMGYALAGAALSAGASVTLVSGPVNLSVPAGVKLIPVETALQMYDAVMVHCRMADIYIGAAAVADYRPQQLADGKIKKDGDTSNIALVKNPDIIAAVAGLQPKPLVVGFAAETDDLENYAKHKLQSKNLDLIAANWVGQAEGGFESDRNALQVFWPGGQQILPMTDKHTLAAQLLKLIAEKLHEKNPVKNS; encoded by the coding sequence ATGAACATTAACAAGCGAATTTTGTTGGGGGTTTGCGGTGGTATCGCGGCTTATAAAGCGGCGGAACTGGTGCGCTTGTTGCGTAAGCAAGGCCATGAAGTTCGCGTGGTGATGACCGCCGCCGCCCGTCAGTTTGTCACGCCGCTGACCTTTCAGGCCTTGAGCGGCCATGCCGTGCATAGCGATTTGCTGGATGTCGAGCAGGAACAGGCCATGAGCCATATTCATTTGGCGCGCTGGGCCGACCTATTGCTGATTGCGCCGGCGACCGCCGATACGCTGGCGAAAATGGCCCACGGTTTGGCGGATGATTTGCTATCCACCTTGTATCTTGCGGCCGAATGTCCGGTATTCGTTGCGCCGGCGATGAACCAGGCGATGTGGCGTAAACCGGTAACCCAAGAGAACATTGCCAGATTGCAAAGCCACGGCATTCATTGCATTGGTCCAGCTGTCGGCGAGCAGGCTTGCGGCGAGCAAGGCTTGGGACGCATGGTCGAGCCGGCCGAGATTTGTCGGCAAGTGCTGGAATATGGGCAGTCCGGTTTGCTCAAGGGCATCGATATAGTGATCAGTGCCGGACCGACCCGCGAGCCGCTTGATCCCGTGCGTTACCTCACCAACCGTAGCTCAGGCAAAATGGGTTATGCCTTGGCGGGCGCAGCCCTGTCAGCAGGCGCTAGTGTGACACTGGTCAGCGGTCCGGTGAATCTAAGCGTACCGGCCGGAGTCAAACTTATTCCGGTGGAAACCGCCTTGCAAATGTATGATGCGGTGATGGTGCATTGCCGGATGGCGGATATTTACATTGGTGCGGCGGCGGTAGCGGATTACCGGCCGCAACAACTGGCTGATGGCAAGATAAAAAAGGATGGCGACACCAGCAATATAGCCTTGGTAAAAAATCCGGATATCATCGCCGCTGTGGCTGGTTTGCAACCAAAACCCTTGGTGGTGGGATTTGCCGCAGAAACCGACGATCTGGAAAATTACGCCAAACACAAGCTGCAAAGCAAAAACCTGGATCTGATCGCCGCGAATTGGGTGGGGCAGGCCGAAGGCGGTTTCGAGAGTGATCGCAACGCCTTGCAAGTATTTTGGCCGGGCGGTCAACAAATCCTGCCGATGACCGATAAACATACCTTAGCCGCACAGCTGCTTAAATTGATAGCCGAGAAATTGCATGAAAAAAATCCAGTTAAAAATTCTTGA
- a CDS encoding NF038132 family protein: MKITRIPLIALSLSGALVIPAAQASNISLNSNTWTASGAAGLIYGDNTVNNSPTGNAQFGYVSTSGGVYDVSPLVLRDEGRGTENQTNGSKIQSNAFNANANDTLTLQFNYISTDGRGYDDYAWARLVNADTNNTAAWLFTARSTNSANGNVVPGNVLNRQVDNNLPDELDAVLNDGNTIGFAVAGTNWTPLGGSSGVCWDNANTCGPTGWIKSAYSFTATGSYFLEFGVINWGDEAFDTALAFDFGGLQQVNFSGVTIVPPPAAVPLPGGFLLMSLGMGLMSVLSGKNKFTRQS, translated from the coding sequence ATGAAAATTACGCGTATTCCCCTGATCGCCCTTAGTTTGAGCGGAGCGCTTGTGATACCCGCCGCACAAGCTTCCAATATATCCTTAAACAGTAACACCTGGACGGCAAGCGGCGCAGCAGGGCTGATTTACGGGGACAACACGGTCAATAATTCACCGACGGGAAACGCTCAGTTCGGTTACGTGTCGACATCTGGCGGTGTCTATGATGTTTCGCCTTTGGTTCTGAGAGATGAAGGACGCGGCACCGAGAACCAAACCAATGGCTCGAAAATTCAATCGAATGCTTTCAATGCCAATGCAAATGACACTTTGACTTTACAATTCAATTACATTTCAACCGATGGTCGCGGTTACGACGACTATGCCTGGGCACGCTTGGTCAATGCGGATACTAACAATACAGCCGCCTGGTTGTTTACAGCGCGCAGCACCAATTCCGCTAACGGGAATGTCGTACCGGGTAATGTGTTGAACCGTCAGGTAGATAACAACTTACCGGATGAACTCGATGCCGTATTGAATGACGGTAACACCATTGGCTTTGCTGTAGCTGGCACAAATTGGACCCCATTGGGTGGCTCAAGCGGCGTTTGCTGGGATAACGCCAACACCTGTGGCCCGACCGGCTGGATTAAGTCTGCTTACTCGTTCACCGCAACGGGATCGTATTTTCTTGAGTTTGGGGTAATCAATTGGGGCGACGAAGCGTTTGACACTGCACTCGCTTTTGATTTTGGCGGACTACAGCAAGTGAATTTCAGCGGTGTCACAATAGTACCGCCACCAGCGGCTGTACCTCTGCCTGGCGGCTTCCTGCTGATGTCTTTGGGCATGGGCTTAATGAGCGTACTGTCTGGCAAAAATAAATTTACCAGACAGTCCTGA
- a CDS encoding transglycosylase SLT domain-containing protein produces MNLKRQSLLAMCLGFAAQIGNAQDAAPVNLEQIRKTAADFEHGRTVKQDYRQAFDMYCKAALQGDAESAYSIGFMYFNGRGLTRSIPLASHWFKLAAEHGDTHAQQMLTRFGDVNPSEDPACQPPAPEPEVKLVAEPNPKRELVEAWVKEIAPIYSIDPQLIMAVIQAESAFNPSALSGKNAQGLMQLIPATAERFGVKDSWNPIQNIKGGTAYLHWLLRHFEGKVDLVLAAYNAGEGAVERYQGIPPYQETRNYVKQILAAYQKPTHPVPPQELQKNLVIEQKT; encoded by the coding sequence ATGAACTTGAAACGCCAATCGCTACTTGCCATGTGCTTAGGCTTCGCCGCCCAAATCGGCAACGCCCAGGATGCTGCACCAGTTAATCTGGAACAAATCCGCAAGACCGCTGCCGATTTCGAACACGGTCGCACTGTCAAACAAGATTACCGTCAAGCATTTGATATGTACTGCAAAGCCGCGCTGCAAGGCGATGCAGAATCGGCTTACAGCATCGGATTTATGTACTTCAACGGCCGCGGCCTAACCCGTAGCATTCCGCTAGCCAGTCATTGGTTTAAATTAGCCGCAGAGCATGGCGACACGCATGCGCAACAAATGCTGACCCGTTTTGGCGATGTCAACCCCAGTGAAGACCCAGCCTGCCAACCACCGGCACCGGAACCTGAAGTTAAACTGGTTGCCGAACCCAATCCTAAGCGCGAACTGGTCGAAGCCTGGGTTAAAGAGATTGCGCCGATTTACAGCATCGATCCGCAACTGATCATGGCGGTGATTCAAGCCGAATCGGCTTTCAACCCCAGCGCACTGTCCGGCAAAAATGCCCAAGGTCTGATGCAGTTGATACCGGCAACCGCAGAACGCTTTGGGGTAAAAGACAGCTGGAATCCGATTCAAAACATCAAAGGCGGCACCGCCTACCTGCATTGGCTGTTGAGGCATTTCGAAGGCAAAGTAGATCTGGTACTGGCCGCCTATAATGCCGGCGAAGGTGCGGTGGAGCGCTATCAAGGCATCCCGCCGTATCAGGAAACCCGCAATTATGTTAAGCAAATTCTGGCGGCGTATCAAAAACCAACCCATCCGGTACCGCCGCAAGAACTGCAAAAAAACTTGGTTATCGAACAAAAAACCTAA
- a CDS encoding GGDEF domain-containing protein has translation MNSRIRHQPEKQSLISSVVAQRWLSQTPECESNSECCQLEQSRAEIVGLERALAISQQQLADARRQIESLAATRKTLEQQLLESNENYRHALHCAHHDELTGLPNRVLLLDRLQQAMAQADRQQRPVALLFIDLDEFKNINDELGHAAGDQLLKEVAGRLSACLRCGDTACRYGGDEFLVLLGEIDADRSVAAVIEKIQSQLAEACSINGKTVAISASIGAAIYHHDGQSSLDLLNRADSAMYRAKKLKLSQEIE, from the coding sequence ATGAATAGCCGAATCAGACACCAGCCCGAGAAGCAAAGCCTTATCTCATCGGTTGTCGCCCAACGCTGGCTCAGCCAAACTCCAGAATGCGAAAGCAACAGCGAATGCTGTCAGTTAGAGCAATCCCGTGCGGAGATTGTCGGATTGGAACGCGCATTGGCGATTAGTCAACAGCAGTTGGCCGATGCCCGCCGACAAATCGAATCGCTTGCCGCGACACGCAAAACCTTGGAACAGCAGCTGCTGGAAAGTAACGAGAATTACAGACACGCCCTGCATTGCGCACATCACGACGAGTTAACCGGCTTACCCAATCGCGTTTTGTTGCTAGATAGACTGCAACAAGCCATGGCCCAAGCGGATCGTCAGCAACGGCCGGTCGCACTATTGTTTATCGATCTGGACGAATTCAAAAACATCAACGACGAACTCGGCCACGCGGCCGGCGACCAATTACTCAAAGAAGTGGCGGGGCGTTTGTCGGCTTGTCTTCGCTGCGGCGACACTGCTTGCCGCTACGGCGGCGACGAATTTTTGGTGCTGCTTGGCGAAATCGATGCTGACCGCAGCGTGGCGGCGGTGATAGAAAAAATCCAGTCGCAATTGGCAGAAGCTTGCAGCATTAATGGCAAAACGGTTGCTATCAGCGCCAGCATAGGCGCGGCCATCTATCACCACGACGGCCAAAGCAGTCTCGACTTACTAAACCGAGCCGATAGCGCGATGTACCGGGCGAAAAAACTGAAACTCTCGCAAGAAATTGAATGA
- the ppa gene encoding inorganic diphosphatase yields MSFMQVAAGGNIPFEINVVVEIPAFSDPVKYEVDKHTGALTVDRFMGTAMQYPCNYGYIPQTLSEDGDPVDVMIITPAPLLSGCVINCRPVGVLKMIDEAGPDPKLLAVPVSRLTPFYNHVADYKDLQPDKLAKITHFFQHYKDLEEGKWVCVEGWGGIEDARQEILASVGRYKTSHSSRR; encoded by the coding sequence ATGTCATTCATGCAAGTTGCTGCTGGTGGCAATATTCCGTTTGAAATAAATGTGGTGGTCGAGATTCCCGCCTTCAGCGATCCGGTCAAATACGAGGTGGATAAACATACCGGCGCTCTAACAGTGGACCGCTTCATGGGCACCGCCATGCAATATCCCTGCAATTACGGTTACATCCCGCAAACCTTGTCCGAGGATGGCGATCCGGTGGATGTAATGATCATCACTCCGGCACCTTTGCTAAGCGGTTGTGTGATCAATTGCCGGCCGGTAGGGGTACTAAAGATGATAGACGAAGCCGGCCCTGATCCTAAACTGCTGGCGGTGCCGGTATCGCGCTTGACACCGTTTTACAATCACGTTGCCGATTACAAGGATTTGCAACCGGACAAGCTGGCCAAAATCACCCACTTTTTCCAACACTACAAAGACCTGGAGGAAGGCAAATGGGTCTGCGTGGAAGGTTGGGGCGGTATCGAAGATGCGCGGCAGGAAATTCTGGCTAGCGTCGGCCGCTATAAAACGTCGCATAGCAGCCGCCGCTAA
- a CDS encoding DUF2797 domain-containing protein has translation MLGSLQKMTSALAEPVQYRLPVGAQAIELNPLLGKQLSLRYTGQIFCVHCAKKTNKSFNQGYCYPCFIKLAQCDMCIMKPETCHYAAGTCREPSWGEEFCFQPHIVYLANSSGIKVGITRQSQTPTRWIDQGAVQALPIFKVVSRHLSGLIEVTLAQHVSDKTSWQQMLKNNTVPLDLAVIRDQLLKECADQLQGIAAQFPDSPPQLLSDAESLTLDYPVQQYPSKVKSFNFDKEPLVSGILEGIKGQYLIFDNGVINIRKFAGYEVEVSL, from the coding sequence GTGTTAGGCAGTCTGCAAAAAATGACCAGCGCGTTGGCCGAGCCAGTGCAATACCGCTTGCCGGTCGGCGCACAAGCAATCGAATTGAACCCGCTGCTGGGCAAACAACTGTCGTTACGCTACACCGGCCAGATTTTTTGCGTCCATTGCGCGAAAAAAACCAATAAAAGCTTCAATCAAGGCTACTGCTACCCCTGTTTCATCAAGCTGGCGCAATGCGATATGTGCATCATGAAACCGGAAACCTGCCACTACGCTGCCGGTACTTGCCGCGAACCCAGTTGGGGCGAGGAGTTTTGCTTTCAACCGCATATTGTTTATCTGGCGAACTCTTCCGGAATTAAGGTCGGCATCACCCGCCAATCGCAAACCCCAACCCGCTGGATCGATCAAGGCGCGGTGCAAGCCTTACCCATTTTTAAGGTCGTTTCCCGCCATCTGTCGGGTTTGATCGAAGTCACCTTGGCGCAACATGTCAGCGATAAAACCAGCTGGCAACAAATGTTGAAGAACAACACCGTGCCCTTGGATCTGGCTGTAATCCGCGATCAATTGCTGAAAGAATGCGCGGATCAGTTGCAAGGCATCGCCGCGCAATTTCCCGACAGCCCGCCGCAATTGCTCAGCGATGCCGAATCCCTGACGCTGGACTATCCGGTGCAGCAATACCCTAGCAAGGTAAAATCGTTTAATTTTGACAAAGAACCGCTGGTGTCCGGCATCTTGGAAGGCATCAAAGGCCAGTATTTGATCTTCGACAACGGCGTGATCAATATCCGCAAATTTGCCGGCTACGAAGTAGAAGTGTCGTTATGA
- the alr gene encoding alanine racemase has translation MTPAAFVHLDLDAVRHNLAQVKRYAPDKKIMAVIKANGYGHGMTRVATALDLADGFAVARVDEGVRLRQAGFKQAITVLQGFVCVDELLQLLKYQLAAVIHTPQQIAILQQQADSEGKLAVWLKMDTGMNRLGFKGADFSAAYQQLLGCALVEQPINLITHFANADDLLDDKTRRQIDLFNDAVKDYPGECSIANSAGIIGWPNVRFGSTQDRASDWVRPGLMLYGCSPFAGKTGADFGLKPVMSLHSRLIAVKDVAVGETVGYSSTWQCQVATRLGVVSIGYGDGYHRHTKSGAPVLVNGRRMSLIGRVSMDMITVDLNSQRDAQPGDPVTLWGDGLPVEEIARHADTIPYTLLCGITQRVQVIEQGLSVS, from the coding sequence ATGACGCCTGCGGCTTTTGTGCATCTGGATTTGGACGCCGTGCGCCACAATTTGGCGCAAGTGAAGCGTTACGCGCCGGACAAAAAAATCATGGCGGTGATCAAGGCCAACGGCTACGGCCACGGCATGACGCGGGTAGCCACCGCTTTGGACTTGGCGGACGGCTTTGCCGTCGCCAGGGTGGACGAGGGCGTCAGGCTGCGGCAAGCCGGATTTAAACAAGCCATCACCGTGTTGCAAGGCTTTGTCTGCGTCGATGAGTTGTTGCAGTTGTTGAAGTATCAATTGGCGGCGGTGATCCACACTCCCCAGCAAATCGCTATTTTGCAACAGCAAGCCGACTCCGAAGGCAAGCTTGCCGTCTGGCTGAAAATGGACACCGGCATGAACCGCCTGGGTTTTAAGGGCGCGGACTTCAGCGCTGCTTATCAGCAGTTATTGGGCTGCGCGCTAGTCGAGCAACCGATCAATCTGATCACCCATTTTGCCAACGCAGACGACTTGCTGGACGACAAAACCCGCCGGCAAATCGATTTGTTCAACGACGCGGTAAAAGACTATCCCGGCGAATGCAGCATCGCTAATTCTGCCGGGATTATCGGTTGGCCCAACGTCCGTTTCGGTTCAACTCAGGATAGAGCTAGCGATTGGGTGAGGCCAGGGCTGATGTTATATGGCTGCTCGCCGTTTGCCGGCAAGACCGGTGCGGATTTTGGGTTAAAACCGGTGATGAGTCTGCATTCAAGGTTGATTGCGGTAAAGGATGTGGCGGTCGGGGAAACGGTGGGTTACAGCAGCACCTGGCAATGCCAGGTCGCGACGCGCTTGGGGGTGGTTTCCATCGGCTACGGCGATGGCTATCATCGCCACACCAAAAGCGGCGCGCCGGTACTGGTTAATGGTAGGCGGATGTCGCTGATCGGCAGAGTGTCTATGGATATGATTACCGTGGATTTGAATAGTCAGCGGGATGCGCAACCCGGCGACCCCGTCACTTTGTGGGGCGATGGACTGCCGGTCGAGGAAATCGCCCGCCATGCCGACACTATTCCTTATACCTTGCTCTGCGGGATTACCCAACGGGTGCAAGTAATTGAGCAAGGTTTATCTGTCTCATAA
- the dnaB gene encoding replicative DNA helicase, producing the protein MSEDYYFTPDQAVESLKVPPHSIQAEQSVLGGLMLDNQTWDSVADKVVETDFYRRDHRLIFRAIAQLAEKQDPFDVVTLSEVLETTGELQDVGGLAYLSMLARDTPSAANIVAYANIVRDRSVLRQLIHVGTEISDSAFTTEGRETADLLENAERKVFEIAEQRQRGQGGFSSIKSLLAKAVDKIETLYELDGDITGASTGFTDLDEKTSGLQPADLIIVAGRPSMGKTTIAMNMAENVALKSGMPVAVFSMEMPGESLAMRMMSSLGRIDQHKVRTGKLDDDDWPRLTSAINLLAETKMFIDDTPALTPTEVRSRARRLTREHGQLGLIVLDYLQLMQSPASGDNRVQQISDISRGLKALAKELNVPVIALSQLNRNLEQRPNKRPVMSDLRESGAIEQDADLIIFVYRDEVYHEDSPDKGIAEVIIGKQRNGPLGTVRLTFLGQYTRFENFAGVYNGPEDYE; encoded by the coding sequence ATGTCCGAAGACTACTATTTCACCCCCGACCAAGCCGTCGAATCCCTAAAAGTACCGCCGCATTCCATTCAGGCCGAGCAGTCGGTGCTGGGCGGCTTGATGCTGGATAACCAAACCTGGGATTCGGTCGCCGACAAAGTGGTGGAGACAGACTTTTATCGCCGTGATCATCGATTGATTTTCCGTGCTATAGCCCAGTTGGCAGAGAAGCAAGATCCGTTCGACGTGGTGACCTTGTCAGAGGTGCTGGAAACTACCGGTGAGTTGCAAGATGTGGGCGGTTTGGCTTATTTAAGTATGCTGGCGCGAGATACGCCCAGCGCTGCGAATATCGTGGCCTACGCCAACATCGTCCGTGATCGCTCGGTTTTACGGCAACTAATCCATGTCGGTACCGAAATTTCCGATTCGGCATTTACCACCGAAGGCCGCGAGACCGCCGATTTGCTCGAAAATGCGGAACGCAAGGTATTCGAAATCGCCGAGCAGCGGCAGCGCGGGCAGGGTGGGTTTAGCTCGATCAAATCCTTGCTGGCCAAAGCCGTGGATAAAATCGAAACCCTCTACGAACTCGATGGCGACATCACCGGCGCCAGCACCGGCTTCACCGATCTGGACGAAAAAACCTCGGGTTTGCAGCCCGCCGATTTGATCATTGTCGCCGGCCGACCGTCGATGGGTAAAACCACTATCGCGATGAATATGGCTGAAAACGTCGCGCTGAAAAGCGGCATGCCGGTCGCGGTATTCAGTATGGAGATGCCGGGCGAATCATTGGCGATGCGGATGATGTCGTCGCTGGGCCGCATTGACCAGCACAAAGTCCGTACCGGCAAATTGGACGACGACGATTGGCCGCGCCTGACCTCAGCGATCAACCTGCTCGCGGAAACCAAGATGTTTATCGACGACACGCCAGCCTTGACGCCGACCGAAGTGCGTTCGCGCGCCCGCCGTTTGACCCGCGAACACGGTCAGCTGGGCTTGATCGTGCTGGATTATTTGCAGTTGATGCAATCGCCGGCCAGCGGCGATAACCGGGTGCAACAGATTTCTGATATTTCCCGCGGCTTGAAGGCGCTGGCCAAAGAGCTCAATGTACCGGTGATTGCACTGTCTCAGCTCAATCGTAATCTGGAGCAACGCCCCAACAAGCGGCCGGTGATGTCCGATCTGCGTGAGTCCGGCGCGATCGAGCAGGACGCCGATTTGATCATCTTCGTCTATAGGGACGAGGTCTATCACGAAGACAGCCCGGACAAAGGCATCGCCGAGGTGATTATCGGCAAGCAGCGGAACGGCCCTTTGGGGACGGTGCGGCTGACTTTCCTGGGCCAATACACCCGCTTCGAAAACTTTGCCGGCGTCTATAACGGCCCCGAGGATTATGAATGA